The Spirochaetota bacterium genomic interval CATTCGTGAATGCTTTTCAGTACGAGGCTGTCCTCGCGATATTCGTAGAGGAAAATGCGCGACACGCCGAGGGATTCACCGATGGTGCGCAGGCACTCCGAGAAGAATACCGACAAATCGTCGGCCGCCAGCGCCTGCCGGTATATGCCCGAAATCAGCCGTTCTGTTGAAAGATTTTCATCTTTGAGGATGAACTTCGTGGGAAGATTTTCCTCGATGCCGGTGTGTCTATTTTCGTTCATGGAGCTCTTGACTATGGTATGGCCGATTTAAACAGTATAGCCGTGATTTAAGGATTTTCAACGGAACGGGCTGAATTATTAAAGTATTTATTACGAGGAGTGATGTATTGTGGCTCGAAACGTCTTGACGCTGCGACAGAAAGGACTCTATACTCCTGGCCATGTTTTCACCAACGGACTCGGCGAATAAAGCTAAAAGACCGCGTTTCCGGGCGGTATCGGCCGTATGCGTATTGATCGCCGTGCTTGTGACGGGCAATACCCCGGCGGATTCGGAAAGGATTCCGGCAGGCATCAGGGAGCGAAATTGGGCGTATCTTACCGATGCGTCTTTCGATCCGGCGATTCATGCGATGCCCTCGGAAAGGCTGTTTAGGGAATACTCGGTAATAGCGCTTGCCGGCTTCGCCATCGGCGGCGATGGAAGGCTGGTCCGTATTCCCAGGCAGGCAAAGGCCGTCGCCGATTACGCCACGAAAACGGGGTTGAGGTATTACCCGGTGATCGCCTTAAGTTCGGTAAGGGACGGTGTGCGCCTGCTCTCCTCGGATTCGGCGCGCGCGAGGGCCGTTGTACGGATCATCGGATGCATACGGGAATACGCCACATCGGGCGTACATCTGGATTTCGAGTACCTTCCCCCGGAACGGGCCCCGCAACTTGCGGTATTTATCCGCGAACTGCGCGTAGCCGTAAAGTCGCACGACCGGTCGCTCTCGGTTTCGATGGCGCTCTTTCCTCAGATCGAGTTTCCGTCGAGGTGGGCCGGGTTCCACGATTTTGCGCTTTTGGCGCCCCTGCTCGACGAGGCTGTACTGATGTGCTACGATTTCCATCGTAAGGGTTCGGCGCCCGGTCCGGTCGTCGATGTTCGCTGGGCGGAGAAAAACATCTCTCAGGCGCTGGTATTTTTTAAACCTGAAAACCTCTGGCTTGGCGTGCCGGCATACGGCTATGCGTGGAGGGGCTCCACGGTGGAGGTTGTCTCGGCGCGTGCCGGGGTCAGGCAGGCAGAGCGTTTCGGCGCGGTTCGTCACAAGTCTGGAACACTGTACTTTGAGCATACGCTTAATCGGGACGTGCGGAAGGCCTACATCGCCGACACCCGTACTCGAAAAGAGCTTGACGCCCTTGCCCTTAAACACGGGCTCAAGGGGACGGCGCTCTGGCGCCTCGGCCTGGAGGATTAAGCGCGATATTGGAAAAATGTCCGCTCTGGTCGGGCCGGAGGTACCTGGTGTCTTATCCGGAAACGGCGGAAAACACAAGAATTATAGGGAGGATGAAATCGATGGCGGGATTGGGACGCGACCCGGCAGGGCCCCGCTTCATCGCTACGGGGTGCGCGGGGTAATGATTGACACCGGAGCCGGTCAGAACCTCAGTATGATTGAGCTTCTCGCCTTCAGCGCGAGTCCCTGGGAGAGTTCCCGTATCGAGAATTTTTCACCTGTTTCAGCCGTGAAGGCTTTTGGTATTTTCATCCCGTTGTTTCTAAATATGCGCACAAGCTGGTCCGTATCGAGCGGCACCACCGAGTGTTCATCGCCGAAGTTGAGAGCCAAAAGGGCCCCCGCCGTATTGAGCACATAGGTGGGATGCGACGTATCCATCACCCCAAGCGGATACACCTTCCCTCCGTTCAGCTCCTTCGAGAAGGCGACGCATTGCCGAATCTCCTCAAACTTTTCTTCGGAGACCCTGGAGAGATTGTCCGAGATAATCAGCATCCCGTTTGAGATGCAAATGACGTCCTTCAGCATTTTCCGCTCGCTCTCCGAGAGACTGGTGTCGGTATCCCGTATCATCAGGCAGTCGGGGTCGTTCAGCCACAGCCGTCGGTGCATGTAGGCCCTGTTAAGCGTGTTGCGCAGGGCGTTACGGGTGCCGACGTGAGATTCTCCGCCCCAGGTCTTTTCATCCTTTTCGATCCAGTTTGGAGAAACGTCCCCACCGATCCTGTTGCCATCAACGATGCCTATGCCCTGCATGATCGGAATGCCGCATCCGAGAATGAAAGTGTCCCGGCCGGCCTCCTCGCGTGTCGCCGTCAGGGCGCGCTTCATGCGCTCGGCGCGATTGAGCGAATTATCGGCGCACAATCCGGAGAGCGCCCCCGAGTACAGGAAGTCGAGCTTCAGCACATCGTACCCCCATTCACGCGAGGCGGTGCGAATGACCGTACGCAGATATTCCATCGCTTCCGGATTGGTGATGTCGAGACCGAAGAAGAAGCCCCCGCTCCACCCGGGATTGAAACCGGCGTACGCCCTCCCCTTCGTGAGAACGGGAAGCCCGCCCCTGATAAACCAGTTCGGGTTCTTTTTAAAGACATTCGAGGCAATCGTTGCGGAAAGCGGCGCCAGCCACAGCCCCGCCTTGTAGCCGGCGCGGTGGATCTCCTCGGCAAGATAAGCCATTTTTCCGTCGAAACCGGGCTTCATCTCCAGCCAGTCGCCGACATTGAGCTGCCAGCCGTCGTCGATCTGGAAGTAGTCGAGTCGAAGCTTCTTTTTTCTGCATACATCGAGGTTT includes:
- a CDS encoding glycosyl hydrolase family 18 protein — encoded protein: MPSERLFREYSVIALAGFAIGGDGRLVRIPRQAKAVADYATKTGLRYYPVIALSSVRDGVRLLSSDSARARAVVRIIGCIREYATSGVHLDFEYLPPERAPQLAVFIRELRVAVKSHDRSLSVSMALFPQIEFPSRWAGFHDFALLAPLLDEAVLMCYDFHRKGSAPGPVVDVRWAEKNISQALVFFKPENLWLGVPAYGYAWRGSTVEVVSARAGVRQAERFGAVRHKSGTLYFEHTLNRDVRKAYIADTRTRKELDALALKHGLKGTALWRLGLED
- a CDS encoding glycoside hydrolase family 36 protein, with protein sequence MVFKNFFEDAQATVYYKKGFGVDKELMVKEGLRSKGINFGIEVIKNRNEYQPVLRWKANAPKELHRVEFLLDREFPGSWSFFKHGYQSWTATRSYRPGEVPRRPRRPWYMPFLDPVGAIQDNLNNLPSGRAGEYASESLTVLKNYDTGDCELAGVCGDFTDFVYFRALIDNGSIRRIRVIYDYENFRLPEGAGERLLEPLQIDSGDEEALFESYFEGIKKKHSVRVPAVVPAGWCSWYYYFHGLKIDDILENLDVCRKKKLRLDYFQIDDGWQLNVGDWLEMKPGFDGKMAYLAEEIHRAGYKAGLWLAPLSATIASNVFKKNPNWFIRGGLPVLTKGRAYAGFNPGWSGGFFFGLDITNPEAMEYLRTVIRTASREWGYDVLKLDFLYSGALSGLCADNSLNRAERMKRALTATREEAGRDTFILGCGIPIMQGIGIVDGNRIGGDVSPNWIEKDEKTWGGESHVGTRNALRNTLNRAYMHRRLWLNDPDCLMIRDTDTSLSESERKMLKDVICISNGMLIISDNLSRVSEEKFEEIRQCVAFSKELNGGKVYPLGVMDTSHPTYVLNTAGALLALNFGDEHSVVPLDTDQLVRIFRNNGMKIPKAFTAETGEKFSIRELSQGLALKARSSIILRF